Proteins found in one Brevibacillus brevis genomic segment:
- a CDS encoding pyridoxal-phosphate-dependent aminotransferase family protein, whose amino-acid sequence MCAYKELTTSQRTIMTPGPVEAEPSVLRVMGSPILGQFDPEFTNIMNETMEMLRKLFQTSNHWAFPIDGTSRAGIEAVLCSIIEPGDRVLVPIYGRFGHLLTEIAERYGADVITMETRWGSVFEPQDVIAEIERVQPKIVAMVHGETSTGCVQPLKEIGEACRRMDVLFVVDAVASIGGTEVKVDDWYIDACIGGTQKCLSVPSGMAPITFNSRVEALLLQRKKIERGLADPSAPKSAQTRTIRSNYFDLSQLMDYWGPARLNHHTEATTMLYALREGVRIALTEGLEARFARHRLHEQALVAGVLAMGLQLYGDPACKLPVVTCIKIPDGLDGESVRAMLLEDFHIEIASSFGPLKGTIWRIGTMGYSCRKKNVLHVLGALEAVLLRHGARVHAGRSVQAALDIYDQEKAQSS is encoded by the coding sequence ATGTGTGCGTACAAAGAACTGACCACCTCACAACGAACAATCATGACGCCAGGGCCCGTCGAGGCCGAGCCTAGTGTTCTTCGCGTGATGGGTTCACCCATTTTGGGGCAATTCGATCCAGAATTCACGAACATTATGAACGAAACAATGGAAATGCTTCGGAAATTGTTCCAGACATCCAATCATTGGGCATTCCCGATAGACGGAACCTCACGGGCGGGCATTGAGGCCGTTTTGTGTAGCATAATCGAACCAGGAGATCGGGTGCTTGTACCCATTTATGGACGATTCGGGCACTTGCTTACAGAGATTGCGGAAAGGTACGGCGCAGATGTGATTACGATGGAAACACGCTGGGGAAGTGTCTTTGAGCCGCAGGACGTGATTGCTGAAATCGAGCGAGTTCAGCCCAAAATCGTAGCAATGGTTCACGGCGAAACATCCACTGGCTGTGTTCAGCCTTTGAAAGAAATCGGGGAGGCTTGCCGCCGGATGGATGTCCTGTTTGTCGTCGATGCTGTCGCCTCTATCGGCGGGACAGAAGTGAAGGTGGACGATTGGTATATCGACGCATGTATTGGCGGCACACAAAAATGCTTGTCTGTCCCCTCTGGGATGGCTCCTATCACGTTTAATTCTCGTGTAGAAGCACTCTTGCTCCAACGGAAAAAAATTGAGCGTGGACTCGCTGATCCCTCTGCTCCGAAATCTGCTCAAACCCGAACGATTCGCAGCAATTATTTTGACTTGAGCCAGCTCATGGATTACTGGGGACCCGCACGGCTGAACCACCATACGGAGGCGACAACCATGTTGTACGCCTTGCGAGAAGGTGTGCGCATTGCCCTCACAGAAGGCCTGGAGGCGAGATTCGCCAGACATCGCTTGCATGAACAAGCCTTGGTCGCTGGTGTGTTGGCGATGGGTTTGCAGCTCTACGGCGATCCGGCTTGCAAGCTTCCTGTCGTGACCTGTATCAAAATTCCTGACGGGCTCGACGGAGAGTCAGTGCGTGCCATGCTGCTCGAAGATTTTCATATTGAAATTGCCAGTTCCTTTGGGCCGTTAAAAGGGACAATCTGGCGGATTGGCACAATGGGCTACAGCTGCAGGAAGAAAAATGTATTGCATGTGCTAGGGGCGTTGGAAGCGGTTCTTCTCCGGCATGGCGCCCGTGTACACGCAGGACGCTCCGTTCAAGCTGCGTTGGATATCTACGATCAGGAAAAAGCACAAAGCAGCTAG
- the ytvI gene encoding sporulation integral membrane protein YtvI: MTIRKMIILLLVLAVGLFLLPYSVPFLLALLTAILVEPLVLFLTKRLRMNRMSAVIASFFLFLISFGIILYWIGTQIVVQGIVLAQRLPAFSQHIFELVESYLMSWETYYASLPAETVSEIQSVFAGLKNWALTSASTIAKGILGVAAIVPGFLISTIIYLVALFLISLDLPKLRAGFMRMFTVSAREKVEVVISQLNRATVGFLRAQIILSLMTFTLSFLGLLILQVKYAAVISLMIVFVDILPILGAGSFLVPWAIYNFLMGNSYLAIGLIVIFLVITVVRRIIEPKVLASNLGISALAALVSMFLGFQVIGFFGLILGPALVIIYEALRKAGFLNFKIDF; encoded by the coding sequence ATGACGATTCGGAAAATGATCATCCTGCTATTAGTTCTAGCAGTCGGGTTGTTTCTTTTGCCTTACTCCGTCCCCTTTTTGCTAGCACTGTTAACAGCAATTCTGGTTGAGCCACTCGTCTTGTTTCTTACCAAAAGGCTACGAATGAATCGAATGAGTGCGGTAATCGCATCCTTTTTCCTCTTCCTCATTTCTTTTGGGATCATACTGTACTGGATCGGTACGCAGATTGTGGTTCAGGGAATTGTTTTGGCTCAGCGATTACCAGCTTTTTCGCAGCATATTTTTGAGTTGGTCGAGTCCTATTTGATGAGCTGGGAAACGTACTATGCGTCGTTACCTGCCGAAACCGTATCGGAAATCCAGAGCGTCTTCGCTGGGCTTAAAAACTGGGCGCTTACTTCAGCCTCCACGATTGCCAAAGGTATTCTCGGTGTGGCAGCCATCGTTCCGGGCTTTTTGATCTCTACGATTATTTACTTGGTTGCCTTGTTTTTGATCAGTCTCGATTTGCCGAAATTGCGTGCGGGCTTCATGCGAATGTTCACGGTGTCTGCTCGTGAAAAGGTCGAGGTGGTTATCTCTCAATTGAACCGTGCCACCGTTGGTTTTTTACGTGCCCAAATCATCTTGAGCCTGATGACGTTCACGCTGTCCTTTTTGGGATTACTCATTTTACAGGTCAAGTATGCAGCCGTCATTTCGCTCATGATCGTTTTCGTCGATATTCTCCCCATCTTGGGGGCAGGCTCGTTCCTCGTTCCATGGGCTATTTACAACTTCTTGATGGGCAACTCTTATTTGGCAATCGGCCTGATCGTCATCTTCCTCGTGATTACGGTCGTCCGCCGCATTATTGAACCCAAGGTACTCGCATCTAATCTGGGAATTAGCGCCCTAGCCGCTCTTGTCAGCATGTTCCTCGGATTTCAGGTGATTGGATTTTTCGGGCTGATACTCGGTCCAGCGCTCGTCATTATCTACGAGGCGCTGAGAAAAGCTGGCTTCTTGAATTTCAAAATAGATTTTTGA